The genomic DNA CGACGAGAAATTTTTGCTTTCGTTGCTGTCGTTGTGCGCATGTTGTACCTCCACTTCCGCAACCGCTTCCGCTACCCCCCGCTCTATAAAGAGAGATCGGCAGTTCCTGAAATTTCTGATCCCTCCTCGGCGAGTCTACGCTAAACTTTTCCCCCTTATTTCCCGTGAAATTTAGCCGGCCGTTTCTCGAGAAATGCAGTCACTGCTTCTTCATGATCGTAAGTCTTAAACAGATAGTCAAGCCCGAGGTTCCGCGGCGAATCAAAGTATAGTCGAATGGCTGATAGAGAGAACGTGTCTGAATCTTATCTGGTCTGAGTCATCCGTTGGACAAACTCTCCATGCTCAACGCTTGCGATACCTTCGCCGAGCGTTTTCAGGACTCCGGCTAAGTCTCCCTGTAACATGGCCGCAGCATCAAGCCACAGGCCAGGGAATGTCTCGCTTTTGTAAATCTCCGCTTCACTAGGAAGTAGGCGGTCGTAGCGACCGTCGCGCAAGATAAACCAATCGATTGCATTGTCTAACGTTCGCCACACAATGTACTCGCGCACGCCGTGATGACAATAAACATCTAACTTTTGGTGCAAATCATAGGCGGCACTACTGGACGCAACCTCTGCCACCAGTTCGGGAGGACCCTCGATAAAGCCGTCAGCAGTCACGTGAGACTGACCGCCAGTAGTAATTCGGAGAAGTACGCCTGGTTGTGGTTCGTTACCCAGGTCTAGGAGGACAGTCGTGTTATCGCTCACCGCGACTCCCGGAGTTGAGGCAGAGTATACGACCAACCAGCCGTTCAACGAAGAATGCTGCCGACCATGTCCCTCATAGCGCACAGGTGATGGCACGTAGACTACTCCTTCAATAAGCTCGGCCTTCTTGAGGTTGGGCATCGCCTCATAGCGGCGCTCGAACTCCGGACGAGTCAATTGGTCGCCATTCTCCAGCGGGGGCACTTTCTGAACAACCGCAGTTGCTTCCGGCGATAAGGATTGAGACGAGATAGACATAGGAAAAGATTCACTCCTCTAAGGGAAACTCTCTTTATCCAGCTCTTCCTCTTTAGATTTGGTGATAGCTTTACCAGTTGCTGTTTTCAAGCACTGGACGCTTACTCATCCAGCGGACCTG from Deltaproteobacteria bacterium includes the following:
- a CDS encoding Uma2 family endonuclease, whose translation is MSISSQSLSPEATAVVQKVPPLENGDQLTRPEFERRYEAMPNLKKAELIEGVVYVPSPVRYEGHGRQHSSLNGWLVVYSASTPGVAVSDNTTVLLDLGNEPQPGVLLRITTGGQSHVTADGFIEGPPELVAEVASSSAAYDLHQKLDVYCHHGVREYIVWRTLDNAIDWFILRDGRYDRLLPSEAEIYKSETFPGLWLDAAAMLQGDLAGVLKTLGEGIASVEHGEFVQRMTQTR